From a single Silene latifolia isolate original U9 population chromosome 6, ASM4854445v1, whole genome shotgun sequence genomic region:
- the LOC141658998 gene encoding protein P21-like, with amino-acid sequence MTNSKCLSIFYSLLVLILSTTTNAATFMVKNNCPYTVWAGAVPGGGQQMSSGDTWTVTANPDQTGARIWARTGCTSTGGNGLQCTTGDCGGVLQCTAYGTPPNTLAEYSLKQYNNQDFFDISLVDGFNVPMTFLPVSNGCTKGPTCTADVNAQCPSQLKTNGGCNNPCTVFKTDEYCCNSGSCGPTDYSKYFKGLCPTAYSYPKDDPSSTFTCPSGTNYAVTFCP; translated from the coding sequence ATGACTAACTCGAAATGCCTCTCAATTTTCTATTCCCTACTTGTCCTCATACTCTCTACTACCACTAATGCGGCAACCTTTATGGTAAAAAATAATTGCCCTTACACTGTCTGGGCCGGGGCTGTCCCAGGCGGTGGCCAACAAATGAGCTCTGGTGACACATGGACCGTCACAGCCAATCCAGACCAGACAGGTGCTCGCATTTGGGCTCGAACAGGTTGTACCTCAACCGGGGGCAATGGTCTCCAGTGTACCACCGGAGACTGCGGTGGGGTCCTACAGTGCACCGCATATGGTACACCCCCTAACACTTTAGCTGAGTACTCCCTCAAACAATACAACAACCAGGATTTCTTCGACATCTCGTTGGTAGACGGATTCAACGTCCCAATGACATTCTTACCCGTCTCTAATGGATGCACCAAAGGTCCCACATGTACTGCCGATGTCAATGCGCAATGCCCTAGTCAGCTTAAGACTAATGGAGGTTGTAACAACCCATGCACGGTGTTTAAGACGGATGAGTATTGTTGCAATTCCGGTAGCTGTGGACCCACCGATTACTCCAAGTATTTTAAGGGTTTGTGCCCTACTGCTTATAGTTACCCTAAGGATGATCCTTCAagtacttttacttgtcctaGTGGTACTAATTACGCGGTTACATTTTGCCCTTGA
- the LOC141658997 gene encoding uncharacterized protein LOC141658997, translated as MGKKKMATRTTPKKATTTTVEDVPARARATTGRKKVVIEEEPEEEMEMEQDAVKNKEKVGVRKRGRPKANFGKRKGVVIEEEVSESDIEESESEELEPPPKVSLKKAKGKGGTNQEPKPLQSVTPTFEVGEASTKVKGKMIVRLKKPVEDEMEVDNSDVNRVVTKEKVVEGHGNPRALYELIEMLTPAQKKKRRGYRVWGAFGVESKCFLSSNGGLVDGVL; from the exons ATGGGGAAGAAGAAAATGGCAACAAGAACCACTCCAAAAAAGGCGACAACTACGACGGTGGAAGATGTACCAGCGAGGGCAAGAGCCACCACCGGGAGGAAGAAGGTTGTTATTGAAGAAGAACCTGAAGAAGAGATGGAAATGG AACAAGATGCAGTGAAGAACAAGGAAAAAGTCGGTGTGCGGAAAAGAGGGAGGCCGAAAGCTAATTTTGGCAAGAGGAAGGGTGTGGTCATTGAAGAGGAAGTGAGTGAATCCGACATTGAAGAATCTGAAAGTGAAGAATTGGAGCCACCACCAAAAGTGTCGTTGAAAAAGGCGAAGGGAAAAGGAG GTACAAATCAGGAACCAAAGCCGCTCCAAAGTGTGACGCCAACGTTTGAAGTTGGGGAGGCTTCAACGAAGGTGAAAGGGAAAATGATTGTGCGCTTGAAAAAGCCAGTAGAAGATGAAATGGAGGTTGATAATTCTGATGTGAACAGGGTGGTAACGAAGGAGAAAGTAGTAGAAGGTCACGGTAACCCGAGAGCATTGTATGAGCTGATTGAGATGTTGACACCGGCTCAGAAAAAAAAGCGTAGAGGATATAGGGTTTGGGGGGCTTTTGGAGTTGAAAGCAAATGCTTTCTATCATCTAATGGCGGACTGGTTGATGGAGTGTTATGA
- the LOC141588673 gene encoding protein FAR1-RELATED SEQUENCE 7-like, translating to MISDYGLQNNEWFKRLYGLKEMWSTALNKEYFSAGILSSQRSESTNHAMGFQATKTTSLTDFYHIYEGTVKRWRDEEERKEFNCIRSTPTSVYPLVDLLQHASQVYTIELFRLFEKEFVVAMGTRAVILSTENSVLLYGVDPPGVSGSTHHVTFDCVNNMVECSCRKFQEIGMLCFHILRVFHMHSVNEIPTTYILRRWTKFAKREVWSRILPNDMRRAVANGALNWRRCVMTKLYNLIAKCQNDPDARGIVDKLYSTANDEVQQLFKDKMSSEPEPVLDATAVLDPIRSVTKGRSKRKPSSVGKKKRSKKGSNNVASNAELYTPVPRLI from the coding sequence ATGATATCAGATTATGGCCTTCAAAATAATGAGTGGTTCAAAAGATTGTATGGATTAAAAGAGATGTGGTCAACCGCATTAAACAAAGAGTACTTCTCTGCCGGCATACTATCTTCCCAAAGGAGTGAGAGTACCAATCATGCTATGGGTTTTCAAGCGACGAAGACAACTTCACTGACTGATTTCTACCATATTTATGAAGGCACAGTTAAGCGGTGGAGAGATGAGGAGGAGCGTAAAGAATTCAATTGTATTAGGTCGACCCCTACTTCCGTGTATCCTCTAGTCGACTTATTACAACATGCCTCTCAAGTGTACACAATTGAGTTGTTTCGGTTATTCGAGAAAGAGTTTGTTGTGGCTATGGGTACAAGGGCCGTAATACTTTCAACTGAAAATTCAGTTCTGCTGTATGGTGTTGATCCACCTGGAGTGTCAGGAAGTACTCATCATGTGACATTTGATTGCGTAAACAATATGGTGGAGTGCTCTTGTCGGAAATTCCAGGAAATAGGTATGCTTTGCTTCCACATTCTCCGCGTGTTCCATATGCACTCAGTTAATGAAATCCCTACCACGTACATCTTAAGGAGGTGGACTAAATTTGCTAAAAGGGAAGTGTGGAGTCGTATTCTTCCTAATGATATGCGTAGAGCCGTTGCCAATGGAGCCTTAAATTGGCGGAGATGTGTGATGACAAAGCTGTACAATCTAATCGCAAAGTGCCAAAACGACCCTGATGCAAGAGGAATTGTTGACAAGTTGTACTCCACAGCCAATGATGAGGTTCAACAACTATTTAAGGATAAAATGAGCAGCGAACCAGAACCAGTCCTAGATGCTACCGCCGTTCTCGACCCCATACGATCAGTTACCAAGGGAAGGAGTAAGCGTAAACCAAGCAGTGTGGGCAAAAAGAAGCGGTCGAAAAAAGGAAGTAACAATGTGGCTTCGAATGCGGAGTTGTACACTCCAGTTCCACGACTTATATAA
- the LOC141588674 gene encoding protein FAR1-RELATED SEQUENCE 5-like has product MVPATVQYRIAAKTVGGDDLVGHSKRDHINFVHRLKMKAIEGGDASTLMTLLASRQAEDPGFFFRVQFGKDGRLCNVFWRDSMMKEDYLLYHHVLIFDTTYRTNRYNLICGAFVGINNHWSNVMFGFAFLANEKQESFEWLFNVFNESMGTDTVPVTIFTDQDLAMKND; this is encoded by the coding sequence ATGGTCCCCGCAACCGTGCAATATAGGATTGCAGCCAAAACGGTGGGGGGTGATGATCTAGTGGGCCACTCAAAAAGAGACCATATTAACTTTGTGCATAGACTGAAGATGAAAGCTATTGAGGGTGGTGATGCGTCAACACTAATGACGTTGTTGGCGAGTAGACAAGCAGAGGATCCTGGTTTTTTCTTCCGAGTTCAGTTTGGAAAAGATGGGAGGTTATGTAACGTGTTTTGGCGGGATTCTATGATGAAAGAGGATTACTTGTTATATCATCATGTTTTGATTTTTGACACCACGTACCGAACAAATAGGTACAACCTCATATGTGGTGCATTTGTTGGTATAAACAATCATTGGTCTAATGTTATGTTCGGGTTTGCTTTCTTGGCTAATGAGAAACAAGAATCATTTGAGTGGTTGTTCAATGTCTTCAATGAGTCTATGGGCACGGACACTGTCCCGGTCACTATCTTCACCGATCAAGACTTAGCAATGAAGAACGATTGA
- the LOC141588671 gene encoding uncharacterized protein LOC141588671 → MKGVHWSNYNPPNDCSWAWKKIAHTMFTFKQAYTSDCWLASDRAYTIADGYQWLCPVNPQIPWHHVCWSSLNVPKWCFIFWAVQLQRLLTKDRMIRMGFGHDSTCFLCDGADENHTHLFCQCPFSVQCVNLLQHQLGVQFPVSELCNWNARGGRWSQLQRRIIRACHVGLIYAIWRARNKARVDHFVSRPKWVVHHILQDVITRFRAKNTSVLTTRDIDWITKIST, encoded by the coding sequence ATGAAGGGTGTTCACTGGTCCAACTACAATCCTCCAAATGATTGCAGCTGGGCCTGGAAGAAGATTGCACACACCATGTTCACCTTCAAGCAAGCCTATACTAGTGACTGTTGGTTAGCATCAGACAGAGCTTATACCATTGCCGATGGCTACCAATGGTTGTGTCCTGTGAATCCTCAGATTCCTTGGCACCATGTTTGTTGGAGCTCCCTTAATGTACCTAAATGGTGCTTCATCTTTTGGGCAGTCCAACTCCAGAGACTTCTTACCAAAGACCGTATGATTCGTATGGGCTTTGGACATGACTCTACTTGTTTCCTTTGTGATGGAGCTGATGAGAATCATACTCACTTATTCTGTCAGTGTCCATTCAGTGTTCAATGTGTTAACCTGCTTCAACATCAACTTGGAGTGCAATTCCCAGTTTCTGAACTTTGTAACTGGAATGCTCGTGGAGGGAGATGGAGTCAGCTTCAACGCAGGATTATCAGAGCCTGTCATGTGGGACTTATTTATGCTATATGGAGAGCAAGGAACAAAGCACGAGTGGATCACTTTGTCAGCCGGCCTAAGTGGGTTGTTCATCATATTCTTCAGGACGTGATTACCAGATTTAGAGCAAAGAATACTAGTGTACTCACTACTCGAGATATTGACTGGATCACAAAGATTAGTACCTAG